A single window of Paenibacillus sp. SYP-B4298 DNA harbors:
- a CDS encoding S-layer homology domain-containing protein: MTFKKKLVVSTIAASMAMTAFAGIPLSTKGLAEKIGIVQVAEAATFSNPTFVSKVNKIHAALEKNESGQASVRAVRDFIASDEFTFASYGNIIDPVWSKISSGQQLGANDKIKLFDIFKAVFSLTYDPTFSELEALKEEHEEFLKGLAEKVDVDGLTVNDLVGFGLLVETTVSSELTAKSTAELALILANENNERNDLLKGVLAKVRANTTNKFSLVLQGWDNNDDPAKNVTTDDLLSVYNGFVAALNADDVNFEAAAKALVLAYIRAEGTGTVNNTAASFSVFGKNITSLLQWESSNTDIVIDNTAENRGKVTIKAPATTTIKATLSGVVVYEQSVTLGNSYPSTGSVGPGGISAPADQAVQDLNNLKSQIANATGADKDALVQKAVDTAVKALEETLLFKASSKVTVSEGTAKLVLNKSDLNTLTSGTKKVVDKLKEIAPGAEAQLPVLEATVDFGTVTAANATIELSADLVKELAAVGISAVNTVVSGFKAKLPTASGFANGVGFTVKKSEAATDLTTLPVASDVYDFELKLGGQVTSVLPAPIQITVPVKNTTGLDADLLTLAKIIEGKLQFVGGKVSGGVITETRHKFSSYVVVENKVSFGDTSSVQSWAGRQIQVLAAKGIINGKKDGVFAPQDNVTRAEFAKMLIEALDLDSETATNKFSDVKAGDWFAPYVAAAAEKGIINGRTATTFVPNATITRAEMATMVARALKATAGLKDVEDVKAALAGFSDASSVHATLEAGVALASSKELIIGSNGKFRPNDTANRAEAAVIIYRAFNYTE; the protein is encoded by the coding sequence GTGACATTCAAGAAGAAGTTGGTAGTTTCGACGATTGCGGCGAGTATGGCAATGACTGCATTTGCAGGGATTCCTCTCAGCACCAAAGGGCTGGCTGAGAAGATTGGTATTGTTCAGGTGGCTGAAGCTGCTACATTTAGTAACCCGACATTTGTATCCAAGGTGAACAAGATTCATGCTGCACTGGAGAAGAATGAGAGTGGACAAGCTTCGGTGAGAGCGGTAAGAGATTTTATCGCAAGCGATGAGTTCACATTTGCAAGCTATGGCAACATTATTGATCCTGTATGGAGCAAGATTTCCTCCGGGCAACAGCTTGGTGCTAACGATAAAATAAAGTTGTTTGACATCTTCAAGGCTGTGTTCAGCCTGACTTATGATCCGACGTTCTCGGAGCTTGAGGCGTTGAAGGAAGAGCACGAGGAGTTCCTGAAAGGTCTGGCTGAGAAGGTTGATGTAGACGGCTTGACCGTTAACGACCTGGTGGGCTTTGGTCTGCTGGTTGAGACGACAGTTAGCAGCGAACTGACAGCTAAATCCACTGCAGAGCTGGCTCTGATCCTGGCAAATGAGAACAACGAGCGCAATGATCTGCTTAAGGGCGTGCTGGCTAAGGTTCGCGCCAACACAACGAACAAGTTCAGCCTGGTACTGCAAGGCTGGGATAACAATGATGATCCTGCGAAGAATGTGACAACAGACGATCTGCTGAGTGTATACAACGGCTTCGTAGCGGCTCTGAACGCTGACGATGTTAATTTCGAGGCAGCAGCGAAGGCGTTGGTGCTCGCATACATTCGCGCTGAGGGTACAGGTACGGTAAACAACACGGCAGCATCGTTTAGCGTGTTTGGCAAAAACATTACCTCCCTGCTGCAATGGGAATCCTCGAATACGGATATTGTGATCGATAATACGGCTGAAAACAGAGGCAAGGTAACAATTAAGGCTCCAGCTACTACAACAATCAAAGCCACATTGTCGGGTGTAGTTGTATACGAGCAGAGTGTAACGCTTGGCAACAGTTACCCATCCACTGGCTCAGTTGGTCCGGGTGGAATCAGCGCTCCGGCTGATCAGGCCGTTCAGGATCTGAACAATCTGAAGTCCCAGATCGCTAATGCAACAGGCGCCGACAAGGATGCCCTGGTACAGAAGGCTGTCGACACGGCTGTGAAGGCGCTGGAAGAGACCTTGCTCTTCAAGGCTTCGAGCAAGGTGACTGTGAGCGAAGGCACTGCGAAGCTGGTATTGAACAAGTCCGATCTGAACACGCTGACCTCCGGCACGAAGAAGGTAGTGGACAAGCTGAAGGAGATCGCTCCTGGCGCAGAGGCTCAACTGCCTGTACTGGAAGCAACGGTTGATTTTGGTACAGTGACAGCGGCTAATGCTACGATCGAGCTGTCGGCCGATCTGGTTAAGGAGCTTGCTGCAGTTGGTATTTCTGCGGTCAATACGGTCGTATCTGGCTTTAAGGCGAAGCTGCCAACTGCGAGCGGGTTCGCGAACGGTGTTGGATTTACAGTGAAGAAGAGCGAAGCAGCAACAGATCTGACGACGTTGCCAGTTGCCTCTGATGTATACGATTTTGAATTGAAGCTTGGTGGACAAGTGACTTCTGTACTGCCAGCTCCAATTCAGATTACGGTTCCTGTCAAGAACACAACGGGTCTGGACGCTGATCTGCTGACGCTGGCCAAGATTATCGAGGGCAAACTGCAATTTGTGGGCGGCAAGGTTTCAGGTGGTGTAATCACTGAGACTCGCCATAAGTTCTCGTCCTATGTGGTTGTTGAGAATAAGGTTTCCTTCGGTGATACGTCGAGCGTACAATCCTGGGCAGGACGTCAGATTCAAGTGCTTGCTGCCAAGGGTATCATCAACGGCAAGAAAGACGGCGTATTTGCACCACAGGATAATGTAACTCGTGCAGAATTCGCGAAGATGCTGATCGAAGCGCTGGATCTGGATAGCGAGACAGCAACGAACAAGTTCAGCGATGTGAAGGCTGGCGACTGGTTCGCTCCTTATGTTGCGGCTGCAGCAGAGAAGGGCATTATCAACGGACGCACGGCAACAACATTCGTTCCGAATGCTACAATTACCCGTGCAGAGATGGCTACGATGGTCGCTCGCGCATTGAAAGCAACAGCGGGCTTGAAGGATGTTGAAGATGTGAAGGCTGCTCTGGCTGGTTTCTCCGATGCTTCATCTGTTCATGCTACACTTGAAGCAGGTGTCGCTCTGGCTTCGAGCAAAGAGCTGATCATCGGGTCGAACGGCAAGTTCCGTCCGAACGATACAGCTAATCGTGCTGAGGCAGCAGTCATTATCTATCGCGCATTCAATTACACTGAATAA
- a CDS encoding YveK family protein, with amino-acid sequence MSNELDLRDYVRIIRKRLWMIVAIVVAACLLAGAFSMYFQKPVYEASTKIIVNQTASQAMLQQLDLNQINSNIRMIDTYKEIIKTPAILDKVVERYPQFGLTTEQLADKVKVSSVNNTQVMTLAVQDLSYRQAAEIVNAVSLIFQQEIPTLFNIENVSILNEAKVDATPDPVSPNIPLNIAISFVVALMLGIGVSFLLEFLDDTVKTEEDVQRYLGLPTLGVITRMDQEDIKTASTKASSQSYKKAGELERVTIGK; translated from the coding sequence GTGTCTAATGAGTTGGATTTGCGCGATTACGTCCGAATCATTCGCAAGAGACTATGGATGATCGTCGCGATCGTCGTCGCGGCCTGTCTCCTGGCAGGCGCCTTTAGTATGTATTTTCAAAAGCCGGTCTATGAGGCCTCTACCAAGATCATCGTCAATCAGACTGCCTCGCAGGCGATGCTGCAGCAGCTTGACCTGAACCAGATCAACTCGAATATTCGGATGATCGATACCTACAAGGAGATCATCAAGACACCGGCTATTCTGGATAAAGTGGTAGAGAGATACCCCCAATTCGGGTTGACCACAGAGCAGCTCGCGGACAAGGTGAAGGTGAGCTCGGTTAATAATACGCAGGTCATGACATTGGCCGTGCAGGATCTCTCCTACAGACAGGCAGCAGAGATCGTCAACGCCGTCTCGCTGATCTTCCAGCAGGAGATTCCAACATTGTTCAATATCGAGAACGTCTCGATCCTCAATGAAGCGAAAGTAGATGCCACACCTGATCCGGTATCTCCGAATATTCCGCTTAATATTGCGATCAGCTTTGTTGTGGCGCTTATGCTGGGCATCGGTGTGTCGTTCCTGCTCGAATTTCTCGATGATACGGTGAAGACTGAGGAGGATGTTCAACGTTACCTTGGGCTGCCGACGCTGGGTGTCATCACACGTATGGATCAGGAAGATATAAAGACCGCAAGCACTAAGGCTTCATCGCAGAGCTACAAGAAGGCAGGTGAATTGGAACGTGTCACGATCGGAAAGTAA
- a CDS encoding CpsD/CapB family tyrosine-protein kinase, with the protein MSRSESKSRSGRNLITIFNPRSPISESYRTLRTNIDFSSIDERVQIIMVTSAGPGEGKSTTISNLAVTYAQTERRVVLIDADMRRPTAHHTFQMSNRHGLSTILSQRATYQEVIQETDIPNLQIITSGPIPPNPAEMMASKRMSAFLEELRGQFDIILIDAPPLLAVTDPQIIASKSDGVIMVIDHGKVKKDAAMKAKANLDNVNARILGVVMNNVKRKNGDDGYYYYYYGQDDKA; encoded by the coding sequence GTGTCACGATCGGAAAGTAAAAGCAGGAGTGGACGCAACCTTATCACAATCTTCAACCCGCGTTCCCCTATATCGGAATCGTACCGCACATTGCGCACGAACATTGACTTTTCCTCCATCGACGAGCGGGTGCAGATTATTATGGTAACCTCTGCCGGCCCAGGTGAGGGGAAGTCGACAACCATCAGCAACCTGGCTGTAACCTATGCCCAGACCGAACGGCGAGTCGTGCTGATCGATGCGGACATGAGGCGGCCTACAGCGCATCATACCTTTCAGATGTCTAACCGTCATGGTCTCTCCACGATTCTATCCCAACGGGCCACCTATCAGGAGGTCATTCAAGAAACCGATATTCCCAATCTTCAGATTATTACATCAGGGCCGATTCCTCCGAATCCGGCAGAGATGATGGCCTCCAAGCGCATGAGCGCATTCCTGGAGGAGCTGCGCGGTCAGTTCGATATTATACTCATCGACGCCCCGCCGCTGCTTGCCGTTACTGATCCGCAGATCATTGCCTCCAAGAGCGACGGAGTCATCATGGTCATCGACCACGGCAAGGTGAAGAAGGATGCCGCTATGAAGGCCAAGGCTAATCTCGATAATGTCAATGCCCGCATCCTCGGGGTTGTTATGAATAATGTCAAGCGGAAAAATGGGGACGACGGCTACTATTATTATTACTATGGTCAGGATGACAAAGCATAG
- a CDS encoding tyrosine-protein phosphatase, translating to MIDIHSHILPGVDDGAADWEETLALARAAASDGIRTIVATPHHANPKYWNYASEVKELTAQVNERLTAEGIELTVLPGQEIRVYDELLEAWSRGELLTLGGSDCVLLEMPSSSIPKGMAELIHELRILGLRTIIAHPERNREVARDPRLLAELVDAGAYGQVTTHSLLGGFGRQIERVAWQLCQKGLIHVVSSDAHHIERRNFRLREAYEKIEKELGVSWRVYFERNAEQLISGHPLENMPEAKVKETLKIWRKISNIFRH from the coding sequence ATGATCGATATTCACAGTCATATCCTGCCGGGGGTGGACGATGGAGCGGCAGATTGGGAGGAGACGCTGGCGCTTGCACGGGCAGCGGCTTCGGATGGGATTAGGACAATCGTCGCAACTCCTCATCATGCCAATCCTAAGTATTGGAATTATGCCTCGGAGGTTAAGGAGCTTACTGCTCAGGTCAATGAGCGGCTGACAGCCGAAGGGATCGAATTGACAGTGCTGCCCGGGCAGGAGATTCGGGTGTACGATGAGCTGCTGGAGGCCTGGTCGCGAGGAGAGCTGCTGACACTCGGCGGCTCCGACTGTGTGTTGCTGGAGATGCCCTCTTCCTCGATTCCCAAGGGTATGGCGGAGCTGATCCATGAGCTAAGGATATTAGGCCTGCGCACCATCATCGCTCATCCCGAACGCAATCGCGAGGTTGCACGCGATCCTCGCTTGCTTGCGGAGCTGGTGGATGCAGGGGCTTACGGACAGGTGACGACGCATTCTCTGCTAGGTGGATTTGGTCGTCAGATTGAGAGAGTTGCGTGGCAGTTATGTCAAAAAGGACTGATTCATGTCGTTTCTTCGGATGCTCATCACATCGAGCGGCGCAACTTTCGGCTGCGAGAAGCGTATGAGAAGATTGAGAAGGAATTGGGAGTATCCTGGAGAGTGTACTTTGAACGTAACGCAGAACAGTTGATTAGCGGTCATCCCCTGGAAAATATGCCGGAAGCAAAGGTTAAAGAAACCCTTAAGATTTGGCGAAAGATTTCCAATATTTTCCGACACTAA
- a CDS encoding response regulator transcription factor, translating to MSSSERRRYRLVIADDQLPTREGLKLILESEEDMEVIGLAKNGLEAYEQACALAPDLVLMDVQMPLMDGLTALQKIKQSCPRVPVMILTTFMEDEYIIEGMASGASGYVLKDIDGDKLIAAVRDAAAGRFLLQGVVAEKLAVRMRELGRKAAAAPEPRLPRMTEREEEVASLLVKGMNNQEIGRQLSLSDGTVRNYISVIYGKLEVTSRAEAIVKLMRLGEL from the coding sequence ATGTCATCTAGTGAACGGCGGCGCTATCGCCTGGTGATTGCCGACGATCAGCTCCCTACGCGCGAGGGGCTGAAGCTGATATTGGAATCGGAGGAGGATATGGAGGTCATCGGTCTGGCCAAAAACGGGCTGGAGGCGTATGAGCAAGCATGTGCGCTTGCCCCGGATCTGGTGCTGATGGATGTGCAGATGCCATTGATGGATGGCTTGACTGCGCTGCAGAAGATCAAGCAGAGCTGCCCGCGCGTCCCCGTCATGATCCTGACGACCTTCATGGAGGATGAATATATTATCGAGGGCATGGCCAGCGGGGCAAGCGGCTATGTTCTGAAGGATATCGACGGGGATAAGCTGATCGCTGCGGTGCGCGATGCGGCAGCAGGACGGTTCCTGCTGCAAGGGGTTGTAGCGGAGAAGCTGGCTGTCAGGATGCGCGAGCTGGGGCGCAAGGCCGCTGCTGCCCCGGAGCCGAGATTGCCGCGGATGACGGAGCGCGAGGAGGAGGTGGCGAGTCTGCTGGTGAAGGGGATGAATAATCAGGAGATCGGTAGGCAGCTCTCCCTCTCGGATGGTACGGTTCGTAATTATATTAGCGTAATATACGGCAAGCTGGAGGTGACCAGCCGGGCGGAGGCGATCGTGAAGCTGATGCGGCTGGGGGAGCTGTAG
- a CDS encoding AAA family ATPase encodes MELPGYQLLERLGDTGENVLYRMRQLGSGRAVLCMTTREEHPGDAARARYKQEYELLQLAEGRGAVRPLELTEDDGRPLLMVEDFGGVPLALLPGRGLSHLLEVAMEIARCLAQVHRQGIVHQAVTPAHILVHPRTREVRLIGFQYAFLTGQGHTAPSVARGGSHLVYIAPEQTGRTTIRPDTRSDIYSMGVCLYEWISGRRPFDTEDALELIYAHLAGQPQPLGSVQVTIPQPLSAIVRQCMEKEPQQRYASAQAVYEDLARCLEQLRSGGELSDLDAAGETVSENWFIPSVLYGREEDSRRLLWMLNEGAALVLVNGQAGIGKTAFVRETLQRRGDAALVISGKFELDATEIPYSAWIQAVEALVSWLLMQPEYELAMWRKRIEQQIGGYEQLLINWAPKLGMILSGGTLQSLPPMEEKQRFQQILYAFIQLFADGSTRLIVFLDDLQWADEASLLLIEHLLDGRADGLQIIGTCRPREEAGAAWLSWSSGHSEQDMGLVQRQLTLDPLGKESVAEWLASMLGGASSRLEELAELAGLIADKTGGNPLLIHSFLQYAYAQGAFRYRRQAKVWDWELRALAKMDDPLYSTTAMAADRMAVLGSTVLELLAWAALIGRRFELGMLVRAVGQPREEVLLLLMDAVRQGVLQYIEEGEQIGFIFLHDRLRQACLSRIPEGELTGYHYMLGHLWKEAGDHETSLFEALIHLNQARVMIRERSEQLELARMNYQAGQRAMQSTAWAAALRYICEAASFAGAVGWEDSNELTFEITRQRVICEFLCGDREKAYELFELLLVQSPSEMTRVDIYIMMIRLESNCSNHTKAMELAEAALRLLGVKLPSDPSLLQVAQRWIRVQWRIKARGGRRSLLKLPQIVDKRVHAILNVLHHSSNARFSVGGLHWFNAMLEMMSLTLRYGQAPESANAYIGMALVHNSLTRNYRAAYEWAAVAKEIGNSKAEVRVVVLNTYALCVDSWLAFDPGFMEVMVHNAQQAGVEPFSLWQAEQSVLFTVGMMFHLSRPLGEAYSLLIQNAGLLIGSQDMEHWKLGAVMSTALRRLIGKQAQGDPFVRLDTQAPEFLLNQEGKFMSSIEWAVCVCGSTVSYIFGQYEDAYNYAMRLMNVGQGDYNEKPNRVTAGHDMYLHLAMAELYPIVTASERRSFIAIMRKELQMMKRKAARAPRTTRHKYLMMAAEYARIIGKPRRADRLYELACQCARENGFIHDLAIASENACRHNIDQGRMHLARAYITQSYQAYTQWGAAEKASQMAQQYRHLLFVDPVAAWNGIDYQSVMNSAQAISEEMRLDRLLVRLMRILIVNAGAEKGALVIEDKGRLYVEAQAASGSEAQLARLPLEETELPHAIISYVSRTKEQVALDYACREGIFVNVPYIRDNGVKSMLCIPMMKNDRLISVVYLENNLAAGVFSPERLDALKLLCAQCAISIDNAQLYMSSERLKQVLEEQVKERTHSLELSIRETAAALAEASIQLDRNRIAADVHDIVGHTITSTLLQIEAAKRQMSRKPEEARDRLQGVQDMLRDGLNEIRGSIHMLKGSREDNLVQSLQQLIATTEQHTGIIVNTEIEPLIRVDQSCQHVLYYALKEGLTNGIRHGGATWFSFTLRRLDGKLEFILEDNGHVVEPIVYGFGLNAMKERANGLGGWLSIEVLPARGCRLSLHIPYINEKEQPKHVI; translated from the coding sequence ATGGAGCTGCCAGGGTATCAATTGCTGGAACGGCTGGGGGATACCGGAGAGAATGTGCTGTACAGGATGCGGCAACTGGGCAGTGGTCGCGCCGTCCTATGCATGACGACACGGGAGGAGCATCCTGGCGATGCGGCCAGAGCGCGCTATAAACAGGAGTATGAGTTATTGCAGCTCGCCGAGGGGCGGGGAGCTGTACGCCCGTTGGAGCTGACCGAGGACGATGGACGGCCGCTGCTGATGGTGGAGGACTTCGGAGGGGTGCCGCTAGCGCTGCTGCCAGGGCGCGGGCTGTCCCATCTGCTTGAGGTGGCGATGGAGATCGCCCGTTGTCTGGCGCAGGTACACCGTCAGGGGATTGTACACCAGGCGGTAACGCCAGCGCATATACTGGTTCACCCCCGCACGAGGGAGGTGCGGCTGATCGGCTTTCAGTATGCGTTCCTGACGGGGCAGGGGCATACGGCGCCTTCGGTTGCCAGGGGCGGCAGCCACCTGGTATACATTGCTCCTGAGCAGACGGGACGAACTACGATCCGCCCTGATACAAGGTCGGATATTTACAGTATGGGCGTCTGTCTGTATGAGTGGATCAGCGGCAGGCGGCCATTCGATACGGAGGATGCGCTGGAGCTCATCTATGCGCATCTGGCCGGCCAGCCGCAGCCGCTCGGCTCGGTGCAGGTAACGATACCCCAGCCGCTATCCGCTATTGTCCGGCAATGTATGGAGAAGGAGCCGCAACAAAGATACGCAAGCGCGCAGGCGGTCTATGAGGATCTCGCCCGCTGCCTGGAGCAGTTGCGCAGTGGGGGGGAGCTGTCGGACCTGGACGCGGCGGGTGAGACGGTGTCCGAGAATTGGTTCATTCCCAGCGTTCTCTATGGGCGGGAGGAGGACAGCCGCAGGCTGCTGTGGATGTTGAATGAGGGCGCGGCTCTGGTGCTGGTGAACGGCCAAGCGGGAATCGGCAAGACGGCATTTGTTCGGGAGACGCTGCAGCGCAGAGGCGACGCGGCGCTAGTGATCAGCGGCAAATTCGAGCTGGATGCGACAGAGATTCCGTATTCTGCCTGGATACAGGCGGTGGAGGCACTGGTGTCCTGGCTGCTGATGCAGCCGGAGTATGAGCTGGCCATGTGGCGCAAGCGAATCGAGCAGCAGATTGGCGGATATGAGCAACTGCTCATCAACTGGGCTCCGAAGCTGGGCATGATACTGAGCGGCGGTACGCTGCAATCGCTCCCGCCGATGGAGGAGAAGCAGAGGTTCCAGCAGATATTGTATGCATTTATTCAACTATTTGCCGATGGTTCAACTCGGCTCATCGTCTTCCTGGATGATCTGCAATGGGCGGACGAAGCGTCGCTGTTGCTGATCGAGCATCTGCTGGATGGGCGGGCAGATGGCTTGCAGATTATCGGGACATGCCGTCCACGTGAGGAGGCGGGAGCGGCCTGGCTATCCTGGAGTTCTGGACATAGCGAGCAAGACATGGGACTCGTGCAGCGGCAGCTTACATTGGACCCGCTAGGCAAGGAGTCTGTAGCCGAGTGGCTTGCGTCCATGTTGGGCGGCGCGTCTTCCAGGCTGGAGGAGCTGGCAGAGCTGGCAGGGCTGATTGCAGACAAGACGGGGGGCAATCCGCTGCTCATCCATTCCTTCCTTCAGTATGCTTATGCCCAAGGAGCGTTCCGTTATAGGCGACAGGCCAAGGTCTGGGATTGGGAGCTTAGGGCGCTAGCCAAAATGGATGACCCGCTCTACTCGACCACGGCTATGGCGGCTGACCGGATGGCGGTGCTCGGGTCGACGGTGCTGGAGCTGCTCGCATGGGCGGCCCTGATTGGCCGCCGCTTCGAGCTGGGCATGCTGGTCCGGGCGGTGGGACAACCGCGCGAGGAGGTGCTGCTGCTGCTCATGGATGCGGTACGCCAAGGTGTGCTGCAGTATATCGAGGAAGGGGAGCAGATCGGCTTCATATTCCTCCATGACCGATTGCGCCAGGCTTGCCTGTCCCGTATCCCCGAGGGCGAGCTGACAGGCTATCATTACATGTTGGGTCATCTGTGGAAGGAAGCCGGCGACCACGAAACCTCACTGTTCGAGGCGCTCATCCACCTCAATCAGGCACGGGTGATGATCAGGGAGCGCAGCGAGCAGTTGGAGCTGGCGAGGATGAACTATCAGGCCGGACAACGGGCGATGCAATCCACTGCGTGGGCCGCGGCCCTTCGTTATATCTGCGAGGCAGCGAGCTTCGCTGGTGCAGTCGGGTGGGAGGATAGCAATGAGCTGACTTTTGAGATAACCAGGCAGCGTGTGATCTGCGAATTTTTGTGTGGAGACCGCGAGAAGGCTTATGAGCTGTTCGAGCTGCTGCTGGTCCAGTCGCCCAGCGAGATGACCCGGGTCGACATCTATATTATGATGATTCGGCTGGAATCCAACTGCAGCAACCATACCAAGGCCATGGAGCTGGCAGAGGCGGCGCTGCGCCTGCTCGGCGTAAAGCTCCCTTCTGATCCGAGTCTGCTGCAGGTTGCGCAGCGCTGGATCAGAGTACAGTGGAGGATTAAGGCGCGCGGCGGAAGACGGTCGCTGTTGAAGCTGCCGCAGATCGTGGACAAGAGAGTACATGCGATACTGAACGTTCTGCATCATTCGAGCAATGCCAGGTTCTCGGTTGGAGGTCTGCACTGGTTCAACGCCATGCTGGAGATGATGTCGCTCACATTGCGGTATGGCCAAGCGCCGGAGTCGGCCAATGCCTATATCGGCATGGCGCTGGTTCATAATTCATTGACTCGCAATTATCGGGCCGCCTATGAGTGGGCCGCGGTGGCGAAGGAGATCGGGAACAGCAAGGCAGAGGTCAGGGTCGTAGTGCTGAATACCTATGCGCTCTGCGTGGATAGCTGGCTAGCCTTCGATCCCGGCTTCATGGAGGTCATGGTGCATAATGCCCAGCAGGCGGGCGTTGAGCCCTTCAGTCTATGGCAGGCGGAGCAGAGCGTGCTGTTTACGGTGGGAATGATGTTCCACCTCAGCCGCCCGTTGGGTGAAGCCTACAGTCTGCTTATCCAAAATGCGGGATTATTAATAGGAAGCCAGGATATGGAGCATTGGAAGCTTGGCGCTGTGATGTCGACCGCGCTGCGACGCTTGATTGGCAAGCAGGCGCAGGGCGACCCATTTGTCCGATTAGATACGCAGGCGCCGGAGTTCTTGTTGAACCAGGAAGGCAAGTTTATGTCGTCCATCGAGTGGGCGGTATGTGTGTGCGGCAGTACGGTCTCCTATATTTTCGGCCAATATGAGGATGCCTACAACTATGCGATGCGTCTGATGAACGTGGGGCAGGGAGACTATAATGAGAAGCCGAATCGTGTTACGGCCGGTCACGATATGTACCTTCATCTGGCGATGGCGGAGCTGTACCCGATCGTGACAGCATCCGAGCGCCGCTCCTTCATCGCCATCATGCGCAAGGAGCTGCAGATGATGAAGCGCAAGGCGGCACGCGCCCCGCGCACCACCCGTCATAAATATCTGATGATGGCAGCGGAGTATGCCCGAATTATCGGCAAGCCGCGCAGGGCAGACAGGCTCTATGAGCTGGCTTGCCAGTGCGCACGGGAGAACGGCTTCATTCATGATCTGGCGATTGCCTCGGAGAATGCGTGCCGCCACAATATCGATCAAGGGCGAATGCACCTGGCCAGAGCCTATATTACGCAATCCTATCAGGCGTATACTCAGTGGGGCGCAGCGGAAAAAGCGTCGCAGATGGCGCAGCAGTACCGCCATCTGCTGTTCGTTGATCCGGTTGCTGCCTGGAACGGCATCGATTATCAGTCGGTGATGAATTCCGCGCAGGCCATCTCGGAGGAGATGCGTCTGGATCGTCTGCTCGTCCGCCTGATGCGCATCTTGATCGTCAATGCGGGCGCAGAGAAAGGCGCGCTCGTTATTGAGGACAAGGGTCGGCTGTATGTGGAGGCTCAGGCGGCCTCCGGCAGCGAGGCGCAGCTCGCCCGCCTTCCGCTGGAGGAGACGGAGCTGCCGCATGCGATCATCAGCTATGTATCCCGAACGAAAGAGCAGGTCGCACTCGATTATGCGTGTCGTGAGGGCATCTTCGTCAATGTGCCGTACATTCGGGATAACGGGGTGAAGTCGATGCTCTGCATTCCGATGATGAAGAATGACCGGTTAATCAGCGTGGTCTATCTGGAGAACAATCTGGCGGCCGGTGTGTTCTCGCCGGAGCGGCTTGATGCGCTGAAGCTGCTGTGCGCGCAATGTGCGATCTCGATCGACAATGCCCAGTTGTACATGAGCTCGGAACGGCTGAAGCAGGTGCTGGAGGAACAGGTCAAGGAGCGCACCCATTCGCTGGAGCTATCGATCCGCGAGACGGCGGCTGCGCTAGCGGAGGCTTCGATTCAATTGGATCGCAATCGGATTGCCGCGGATGTCCATGACATCGTTGGTCATACCATTACCTCAACCCTGCTGCAGATCGAGGCGGCCAAGCGGCAGATGAGTCGGAAGCCGGAGGAGGCCAGAGACCGGCTCCAGGGCGTGCAGGATATGCTGCGTGACGGACTCAATGAGATTCGAGGTTCCATCCATATGCTGAAGGGGAGCCGAGAGGATAATCTGGTGCAGTCGCTGCAGCAGCTCATTGCAACGACAGAGCAGCATACCGGCATTATAGTGAACACCGAGATCGAGCCACTGATTCGAGTCGATCAGAGCTGTCAGCATGTATTGTATTACGCCTTGAAGGAGGGGCTGACCAATGGCATCCGCCATGGCGGCGCTACCTGGTTCTCCTTCACGCTGAGGCGGCTGGATGGCAAGCTGGAATTCATCCTGGAGGACAATGGTCATGTTGTAGAGCCGATCGTCTATGGTTTCGGCCTGAATGCGATGAAGGAGCGAGCCAACGGACTGGGCGGATGGCTGTCCATCGAGGTGCTGCCGGCACGGGGATGCCGTCTGAGTCTTCATATCCCGTATATTAATGAAAAGGAGCAGCCTAAACATGTCATCTAG